In one Zalophus californianus isolate mZalCal1 chromosome 10, mZalCal1.pri.v2, whole genome shotgun sequence genomic region, the following are encoded:
- the METTL18 gene encoding histidine protein methyltransferase 1 homolog — MTFQFNFTIENHLENESTPLGDGALALDSSKGSLVSESKKGKHRDRKYSTEQFDWPQDHLLEHKPVGNAAASQDTNRSLSTANGSSNLEPHEKHPCTSVAKEHPMPKDLKKVLENKVVETLPGPQHVNVSIVKTILLKENFPGENIVSQSISSHSDLITGVYEGGLKIWECTFDLLAYFTKANVKFVGKKVLDLGCGSGLLGIVAFKGGAKEIHFQDYNSMVIDEVTLPNVVANSTLEDEGNDINEPDVKRCRKSKITQELCKCRFFSGEWSEFCKLVLSSEKFFEKYDLILTSETIYNPDYYGTLHQTFLKLLDKNGLVLLASKAHYFGVGGGIHLFQKFVEERNVFETRTLEIIDEGLKRFLIEMAFK; from the coding sequence ATgacttttcaatttaattttactaTAGAAAACCATCTGGAAAATGAATCAACACCCCTTGGAGATGGAGCTTTGGCCCTAGATTCCTCCAAAGGCTCTTTAGTCTCAGAAAGTAAAAAAGGTAAACACAGGGACAGAAAATATTCTACAGAACAGTTTGACTGGCCTCAGGATCATTTGTTGGAACATAAGCCAGTGGGAAATGCAGCTGCCTCTCAAGACACCAACCGCTCACTCAGTACAGCAAACGGCTCAAGTAACTTGGAGCCACATGAAAAACATCCCTGCACGAGTGTTGCCAAAGAGCATCCTATGCCTAAAGATTTAAAGAAAGTGTTAGAAAACAAAGTCGTAGAGACATTACCAGGTCCCCAACATGTTAATGTATCAATAGTGAAAACCATCTTGTTGAAAGAGAACTTCCCTGGAGAAAATATAGTTTCACAAAGCATTTCTTCTCACTCTGATCTGATTACAGGTGTTTATGAAGGAGGCTTAAAAATCTGGGAATGTACCTTTGAtttgctggcttatttcacaaaGGCCAATGTGAAATTTGTTGGGAAAAAAGTGTTGGATCTTGGCTGTGGATCAGGGTTGCTGGGTATAGTTGCATTCAAGGGAGGGGCCaaagaaattcattttcaagATTATAACAGTATGGTGATTGATGAAGTAACCTTACCTAATGTAGTGGCTAACTCAACTTTGGAAGATGAAGGAAATGACATAAATGAACCCGATGTGAAAAGATGCAGGAAATCAAAAATAACACAAGAATTATGTAAATGCCGGTTCTTTTCAGGGGAGTGGTCTGAGTTTTGTAAACTTGTACTAAGTAGtgaaaaattctttgaaaaatatgatcTCATTCTCACCTCAGAAACCATTTACAATCCAGATTATTACGGTACTTTGCACCAGACATTCCTTAAATTGTTAGATAAGAATGGACTGGTGCTCTTAGCCAGCAAAGCACATTATTTTGGTGTAGGTGGAGGTATTCATCTCTTTCAAAAGTTTGTGGAAGAAAGGAATGTATTTGAGACTAGAACACTCGAAATAATTGATGAAGGACTAAAGAGATTCCTAATTGAAATGGCTTTTAAGTAA